The stretch of DNA CTTCGGCGTCTGGATTAGCATGGTAGGCCAAGGTTGCGTAAGTGTGACGTAACGAGTAAAGGCTGTATTTAGGTATCATCGGACTAGTATCACGAAGTTTCGGCCATAGCTTAGAGCCTAAATAGGAAACTCGGTAAGGTAAGCCATCGCCATGGGCAAATACCATGAAGAGCTTTTCAGCACCCTCATCCATGCACCAACCGTAATCTGGATTCTTAGCGGCACGGGCTTGGATAATTTTGTATTGGCTGAGTAAAGCCTTTCGCACGGTTTCATTAAAATAAACTCGACGGTGGACACGGTTTTTAGTAGTTTTAAATAGCTTAGCTTTTTCTTTGGTAGCGGTTATTGCTTTATTAATCCATAGATAATTTTCTTCCCAGTTAACCGAATGTTTGAAATCAAGTGCCGCCATTTCTTGATCGCGTAATCCAGTTCCAGCCATGACAGTAACGAAATTCAATTCCCACTGTCTAACTTTAGGACTAGCCTTTAAGTCATCCATTAATGTCTGCAATTCAATTTGTGTATAAGCGTTACGAGTAGTGGACGAATTAATGATTTTATCTTGCTCATTAGCGGGTGGGATAATTTTATCCACGCTGACATGTCGCATGTTGTTCTTTTCGATGTAGCCGGTCTGCACGGCAAACGTTAGGATATTGCTGAGCGCTCGCTTGTAATTGTATAAGCCACTATGTGATAACTGTTTATGAGTAAGCTTGGTATAGCGTTTGGTCGCGTCGATTAAAAATTGATTGAGAAATCTAAAGCTTAATTGGTTAAGCCGTTTCTTGCCGATTAAAGGAATGATTTGGCTGTCAACGGTTGAGGTGTATCGCTCAAAAGTAGCGGTGCCCCGATTAGGATGCTCTTTACGCCAGACATTGTTGATGAAAGCTCCTAATGTTGGAGAGTCGCCTCGGCCTTGGTCAAAGGCTTGTTGGGTTTCTTGCACCCACCTATTAGCAGCCCTTTTAGCTTCTCTAATAGTTCGAATATTTTCTTGCTTACCGAATCGCTTCGTTCGAAGCTTGGTGCCGCCTTCAGGTTGTTCAAATCGATATTGTAGAATCCAACCTTGTTTCTTACTAATTTTGCGAAGGTTAAGTGTTCCCATGATAAATCCGCTCCAATCATTTTTAATTAAGTCTATGTGATGAATCATAACGTCAGACGTTCGAAACATCTAGTCGATTTTTATCACGTTTCACTTTTAAATAAAGTGCATTGTATCAGCATGAACAATAGCGGTATGATGAAATAGTGAAGAATATGATGACCAAAAATGGAGAAGTAATATGACAAAAGATGAATTAGACGACGGGATTGCGTTAATCAAAGATAAGACGTCGCTAAATGATGCAATACTTAAATATGTTAAAACTCAAACTCCTGAGAAGAAGAACCCAGAAGGAGCGGCTGACCTTATAATTGCCATTATCAATCAACAGATGAAGTCTGTGGTTGAAAGGTATCAGCAGAATTGGGACAAGCTAGACCCAGCGAATATCGATAAGGAGAAACAAAATCTGGAGTATGGCATTATAGGGGCAGGTAACTTACCGCCTAACGACCCAGAAGATGATAATATCACTCATCAAGTAATGTCTATCTTGAATCCATTAGTCGACGAAATTGATACGTATTTTCAATCATCAAACCATGATATTAAAACTAAAGCAAATGGCACAATAACTGATGGCTTGGAGATACTAGATGACTCGGAACCAGCGTCAATTAAGCCATTTAATATTTATTGTTCAGATTATGAAAAGTTCCATCGAAGCTTACAGAATCAGATTGAACAGGGGGAAACGGATAAGATTGATGCAGTTATTACTGACCCGCCGTATTACATCAATCTAGCGTCTTGGGATAAAGAGTTGCCAGACACTAGTGATGATGATGGTGTCGCAAGTAAAGAATCAGAATTCAAAAATTATCTATTATCAGTTAACCCATTGTTAAGTGATGATGCTTTTTTGCTAATTTTTAATACCTATGAAAATGTCCAATTACTGAATGCTCTAATCAATAAGTTAAGTGCTAGTGCTGATTACCCAACTTTTAACTACCAAACAGTCAATTATGAAGAGTGGGTGAAGACTAATCCAGATCGTAAGTCTGATTCTAAATACAGGCAACGCAGTGAATATGTTGCTATCGCCTACCGAGACACCCCAGCAGGTCGAGAAAAACATCAAAAGTTGAGTAATGGGAATGAGAACCAGCTGTATGAATCATCAGCAAAAACCAAATTGTTTGATGATAATAAGAGGATTAACCAGACACCAAAGCCGCCGCATATGTTAATGCGGTTAATCCAACGTTATACCGAAGTTGGAGACACCGTTTTGGACAGTTACAGTGGTAGCGGGTCAATTATGTTAGCTGCTTATAACCTTGGACGTAAGGCTTACGGCTGTGAACTGAGCCGTTATACTCAAATTAAAGGAACTAACCGTGTAATGCGTTTCAGGCGCTATGTTGGGCAACGTATACTAAGAGCTGAACCTTGGATTGATTTAAAGGGGTTTGATGTTACGCCAGATGAACAAGAGTTGATTGATGACACGGTCTGGAACACACTGCAAATGTTGCCTGACACTCAACAACGAGTAAATTTAATCAACGAAGCGTTAATTAAAATCAAAAATGATTTCAGGAATCGGCGGGTTAATACCCAAGTTGATGCTGACCTTGCTCAGCTGGAACAAGTCACCCCTACACAACGTCAGGCAAAAACCGTTAAGCGTCAAAAGAGCGTTGAATATGCACTATACCAAGACTCAAGGTTAACAAAAAATGAGTTAGGAACATTACTTGGATTTGGTCAGGTTTGGGGAGCAACTAAAGATGACCCAATGAGTTCTTTTAAAGATTTATTTGGCGTTGATAGTGATGACATTGACAAAGTGGAGCAGTTGTTTGACCCTATTGCATTAAATTTAGCAATTCGTTTTCGATATCAGCACATGTTAAAACGTCATACGATGGATTTTTCAGAACTAATGTGCCAGTTTTCTGATAGTTTGCATGACCAAAAACACAAACCAACCGATGACCAAATAATTGAATATGAGCATTATCTACTGCAACTACTAAATGATTTGAACAATTATGAAAACCAGGTTCAAGAACAGCAATTGAATTATACGTTGAAGGCTGGCAAGGAGCTTGATAATTCTGAATCACAGGAGATTGTCGGTCAGATCAAATACTTCTATCGAATTGTCGGCATTCTGTTACGAACAATAAACGCTATCCATTATTATTTATTACTGAACCATGAAAATGATGAGGGTGCGGAGCCCGAGTATAATTTTATGGCGGATATTCAAGCAATCTTAACCGAAGAGCATTTCAGAAATGGTGACTACAACAAAGAGATTATGAGAAGCGCTGTGACTGGTGATACTCGTATCTTTGATAAGCGATTATTAAAGGATGATTTAGGCAACAAGTTAAAATCGCAGGGATTGAGCAACGGACTAAACTACTATAATGATTTTATGGCTAATAAGTTGCAGCGAAGTAATCCACATATCTTTGAAATCCCAGCACTTGCACCAAAGGCCATTATCAAAGGCTTGAAACTGAAACACGCCGATGCTAAGAAATACAGCATGTATAGTTTATTGGGCTGGTTTAAGGCTGGTAATAAAACTACTAAGGCAGATACTGAAATTGTGCGAGAAAAGTTTGAGAACAAGGTCGATGAAAAGCAGTATCTTAAGTCAACAATAGCTGATTTAAAGCACAATCGACATATGCAAGTGGCAGAAATTGCACGTCGATTGATGCTCACCCAATCAACGGTAAATAATTATTTGAAATCCGAATAACCAATGACACGTCTAGCTAAAATTGCTGGACGTGTTTTTATTTGATAAAGAAACTGAGACAACCTAAAACCTTGAAGTTACACTTGGGTTAAGAAGTAAGGGTTAAGGACGATTTAGATAGAGACTAGGGCAATATGGGATGAAGCAAGATTAGATTAAGACTGATTAGCAAGTATACCAATTATCAATCAAGGGTGACAACTGATTAAAATATGACAACTGAATAATTGATAAGTGATACCAACATGAATTAATTGATAGAAATTAGTTGATGAATGAAACTCGATATGATTAGGTGAATATTTAAATAATATTGAGGAGTGGAATTGATTATGAAGACTATTAAGGTAGGATACGCACGGGTTTCGACAGGTGAAGATAAACAGAAGTTAGGTTTAGACCTACAGAAACGTGCGTTAAGAGAGCAACGTTGTGAGTTTATTTTTTCGGAAGAGGAATCTGGAACGAAAGATAATCGACAAGAGTTTAGCAATGCCATGCAAGCTGCTAAGTATTTAGCTGAAGAAGGCTACCATGTTAAGTTTGTGGTCTTAAAACTAGACCGGCTGGCCAGACATTTAGTGCGTTCAGCCATGGTAATTGATGACTTGCAGCACTATGGGATTCAGTTAGTGTCCCTAAAGGAAGATATTGATACGTCAACGCCGGGTGGTATCTTGCAGTATCAAATGCTAAGCATGTTTGCGGAATTTGAAGTTAATCAAACTAAACAGCGGACTAAGGATGCACTGGCAGAATTGAAGAAAGAAGGGAAAGTGTTAGGGCGACCTAGGATTGACCCTAAAGTTGAAAAAGAGGTTTGTCGGCTATATAAACGAACAGAATACCCAATTGCTAAGATAGTTAAACGAACTGGAGTTGGTCGATCAACGGTATTTATGATTGCCAAACGTAATAATCTTAGCCGACGTCGAAAAAGCCTGACCATTTAACTATGATTTATGTTAATATAATTTATGTAATCAGCTGACCGCTGGTTTAAAAATCGAGCGTTTTTTAGACCTTATTTACATAAAAATAAACACTATCCGAGTCCTTGTTGTGACTGCATTAGCAGTTATAGCAAGGGCTTTTTTGTGCCAAAAACAAGTAGTTCATAAAACGCTCGTTATTTAGACTTGGGAGGCTGTATGGCTATACCTATCAGGCGTAAGTAGAATTTTAGAGAAGAAAAAAGGGGACGTAGATGAGTCAGAATAAAAAATATATTGTTATTGAGCAGGATGCCGAACCGGAATCTAGTGTTGGCTTCTTTACCAAGGTTAAGGTTTATCTGCTTCTAACGGTTATTAGTGTGGTCATCGGTGCGTTCTCAGCGCCATTTGGTTGGTTGTTTTTCTTGCTAAGTGTTGTCATCGCACATCTTGTGATGAAGGACTAGTCAAAAAAGTTTGGAAAAATTCTTTTCTTACAGCCACTAAGTGCACTTTGATCATGGATAACTAATTTGATGAAAAGTGATAAGCATTTTGACACAAGGATGAAGCCTGAAGTTAACATGTGTTTAGTTGTTAAGGGTTAAGGACTTTCCTAGACTTATAGGCACATTGGCACAGAGTAGAAGGATGTTGGAAGAGTTAGTTAGATGACCAATATGACTGTCAGACTGACCAAGCAAGATAAGCACTATCAAAAATAAAGTGAATTAAGTTGTAAAGACAA from Lactiplantibacillus brownii encodes:
- a CDS encoding tyrosine-type recombinase/integrase; its protein translation is MGTLNLRKISKKQGWILQYRFEQPEGGTKLRTKRFGKQENIRTIREAKRAANRWVQETQQAFDQGRGDSPTLGAFINNVWRKEHPNRGTATFERYTSTVDSQIIPLIGKKRLNQLSFRFLNQFLIDATKRYTKLTHKQLSHSGLYNYKRALSNILTFAVQTGYIEKNNMRHVSVDKIIPPANEQDKIINSSTTRNAYTQIELQTLMDDLKASPKVRQWELNFVTVMAGTGLRDQEMAALDFKHSVNWEENYLWINKAITATKEKAKLFKTTKNRVHRRVYFNETVRKALLSQYKIIQARAAKNPDYGWCMDEGAEKLFMVFAHGDGLPYRVSYLGSKLWPKLRDTSPMIPKYSLYSLRHTYATLAYHANPDAEAIAASIGDTLETFAKHYLHTMDSVQRKIGQVNFFE
- a CDS encoding site-specific DNA-methyltransferase, which encodes MTKDELDDGIALIKDKTSLNDAILKYVKTQTPEKKNPEGAADLIIAIINQQMKSVVERYQQNWDKLDPANIDKEKQNLEYGIIGAGNLPPNDPEDDNITHQVMSILNPLVDEIDTYFQSSNHDIKTKANGTITDGLEILDDSEPASIKPFNIYCSDYEKFHRSLQNQIEQGETDKIDAVITDPPYYINLASWDKELPDTSDDDGVASKESEFKNYLLSVNPLLSDDAFLLIFNTYENVQLLNALINKLSASADYPTFNYQTVNYEEWVKTNPDRKSDSKYRQRSEYVAIAYRDTPAGREKHQKLSNGNENQLYESSAKTKLFDDNKRINQTPKPPHMLMRLIQRYTEVGDTVLDSYSGSGSIMLAAYNLGRKAYGCELSRYTQIKGTNRVMRFRRYVGQRILRAEPWIDLKGFDVTPDEQELIDDTVWNTLQMLPDTQQRVNLINEALIKIKNDFRNRRVNTQVDADLAQLEQVTPTQRQAKTVKRQKSVEYALYQDSRLTKNELGTLLGFGQVWGATKDDPMSSFKDLFGVDSDDIDKVEQLFDPIALNLAIRFRYQHMLKRHTMDFSELMCQFSDSLHDQKHKPTDDQIIEYEHYLLQLLNDLNNYENQVQEQQLNYTLKAGKELDNSESQEIVGQIKYFYRIVGILLRTINAIHYYLLLNHENDEGAEPEYNFMADIQAILTEEHFRNGDYNKEIMRSAVTGDTRIFDKRLLKDDLGNKLKSQGLSNGLNYYNDFMANKLQRSNPHIFEIPALAPKAIIKGLKLKHADAKKYSMYSLLGWFKAGNKTTKADTEIVREKFENKVDEKQYLKSTIADLKHNRHMQVAEIARRLMLTQSTVNNYLKSE
- a CDS encoding recombinase family protein — encoded protein: MKTIKVGYARVSTGEDKQKLGLDLQKRALREQRCEFIFSEEESGTKDNRQEFSNAMQAAKYLAEEGYHVKFVVLKLDRLARHLVRSAMVIDDLQHYGIQLVSLKEDIDTSTPGGILQYQMLSMFAEFEVNQTKQRTKDALAELKKEGKVLGRPRIDPKVEKEVCRLYKRTEYPIAKIVKRTGVGRSTVFMIAKRNNLSRRRKSLTI